The following are from one region of the Aquipuribacter nitratireducens genome:
- a CDS encoding 2-oxoadipate dioxygenase/decarboxylase family protein yields MPSSTPDVLPWQLRAAFARRLSDLYGREVPAYTTLLEVAHEVNAEVVAAHGAEAERLGSLERVTAERHGAIRLGTPQELAEVGAVFAAMGMHPVGFYDLRDAAPSPVPVVSTAFRPVAAGELARNPFRVFTSLLVPGDRRFFDADLQARLEAFLATRELFPPDLLDLAARAERDGGLDRAGAERLLELATAVFALSREPVDRAWYQELERVSGVAADIGGVRSTHVNHLTPRVLDIDALYARMAGRGIAMIDDIQGPPRWSGPDVLLRQTSFRALDEERPFRLPDGSVVPGALRVRFGEVEARGIALTPEGRARYDAAVAEVAALALPTAQERHEATVEAWRRTFPPTEAELFDQGLGYCEHVVVDGRVERRPIVYEDFLPQSAAGIFRSNLAEEGRSDASRAGLARDADWLAGVLGRELHDPFALYAAQQEASRARVDAVAAAGGDAPSARLRP; encoded by the coding sequence ATGCCGAGCAGCACCCCCGACGTCCTGCCGTGGCAGCTGCGCGCGGCCTTCGCCCGGCGCCTGTCCGACCTGTACGGCCGCGAGGTGCCCGCGTACACGACGCTGCTCGAGGTCGCCCACGAGGTCAACGCCGAGGTCGTCGCCGCCCACGGCGCGGAGGCCGAGCGACTCGGCAGCCTGGAGCGCGTGACGGCCGAGCGGCACGGCGCCATCCGCCTCGGCACCCCGCAGGAGCTGGCGGAGGTCGGCGCGGTGTTCGCCGCCATGGGCATGCACCCGGTGGGCTTCTACGACCTCCGGGACGCCGCCCCGAGCCCGGTGCCCGTCGTCTCGACGGCGTTCCGCCCGGTCGCGGCGGGGGAGCTCGCCCGCAACCCCTTCCGGGTCTTCACCTCGCTGCTCGTGCCCGGGGACCGGAGGTTCTTCGACGCCGACCTGCAGGCGCGGCTCGAGGCGTTCCTCGCCACCCGGGAGCTGTTCCCGCCCGACCTGCTCGACCTCGCCGCCCGCGCCGAGCGGGACGGCGGGCTCGACCGCGCCGGGGCCGAGCGCTTACTCGAGCTCGCCACGGCCGTGTTCGCCCTCTCCCGGGAACCGGTCGACCGGGCGTGGTACCAGGAGCTGGAGCGGGTCTCCGGCGTGGCCGCCGACATCGGCGGTGTCCGCTCCACGCACGTCAACCACCTCACCCCGCGGGTGCTCGACATCGACGCCCTCTACGCCCGGATGGCCGGGCGGGGCATCGCGATGATCGACGACATCCAGGGCCCGCCCCGCTGGTCGGGGCCGGACGTCCTGCTCCGCCAGACCTCCTTCCGGGCCCTCGACGAGGAGCGCCCCTTCCGGCTGCCGGACGGCTCCGTCGTGCCGGGCGCGCTCCGCGTCCGCTTCGGCGAGGTGGAGGCCCGCGGCATCGCCCTCACCCCCGAGGGCCGGGCCCGGTACGACGCCGCCGTCGCCGAGGTCGCCGCGCTCGCCCTGCCGACCGCCCAGGAGCGGCACGAGGCGACGGTCGAGGCGTGGCGGCGGACGTTCCCGCCGACCGAGGCGGAGCTGTTCGACCAGGGTCTCGGCTACTGCGAGCACGTCGTGGTCGACGGTCGGGTCGAGCGACGCCCGATCGTCTACGAGGACTTCCTCCCCCAGTCCGCCGCGGGCATCTTCCGGTCGAACCTCGCCGAGGAGGGCCGCAGCGACGCCTCCCGCGCCGGCCTGGCCCGCGACGCCGACTGGTTGGCCGGGGTGCTCGGGCGCGAGCTCCACGACCCGTTCGCGCTCTACGCCGCGCAGCAGGAGGCGTCCCGCGCACGCGTCGACGCCGTGGCGGCCGCCGGCGGGGACGCGCCGTCGGCCAGACTGCGCCCATGA
- a CDS encoding NAD(P)/FAD-dependent oxidoreductase, translating to MSGAGAPLPRSADVVVVGGGAVGTSVAFHLAEAGVNVLLLERDGLASGSSGKPVGGVRAQFSEPANVALAARSLRAYADFPRRPGADIGLRQVGYLFLLPTDAHVAAFAAGLPAQHAHGVPSRLVDLDEAVRLNPYVDPTGYTAAAWSPTDGWALPGAVVRGYADAAVRLGARVRTGVAVTGTDVRGGVVMAVRTPAGDVRTSTVVCCAGAWSRSLGDTVGVDLPVTPLRRQIAFSAPLPRPEPDLPFTIDQGSTFYVHGAGDGLLLGLADPEQAPGFGRDYDPSWLPTLRAAARRCVPALADVPLVDGWAGLYEMTPDRNALIGEATGVSRFLYACGFSGHGFLQAPAVGEAVRDLVLHREPVVDVRVFHAERFAGEAALTEAAIV from the coding sequence GTGAGCGGCGCGGGCGCGCCGCTGCCGCGGTCCGCGGACGTCGTCGTCGTCGGGGGCGGTGCGGTCGGCACGTCCGTCGCGTTCCACCTCGCCGAGGCGGGGGTCAACGTCCTCCTCCTCGAGCGCGACGGCCTCGCCTCCGGCTCGAGCGGCAAGCCGGTGGGCGGGGTGCGGGCGCAGTTCAGCGAGCCGGCCAACGTCGCCCTCGCCGCCCGCAGCCTCCGGGCGTACGCCGACTTCCCGCGCCGCCCCGGTGCCGACATCGGCCTGCGGCAGGTCGGCTACCTGTTCCTCCTGCCGACCGACGCGCACGTCGCGGCGTTCGCCGCCGGCCTCCCCGCGCAGCACGCCCACGGGGTGCCGTCACGCCTCGTCGACCTCGACGAGGCGGTCCGGCTCAACCCCTACGTCGACCCGACGGGCTACACGGCCGCCGCCTGGTCACCGACCGACGGGTGGGCGCTGCCCGGCGCGGTCGTGCGCGGCTACGCCGACGCGGCGGTGCGCCTGGGGGCGCGCGTCCGCACGGGCGTCGCGGTGACCGGCACCGACGTCCGGGGCGGGGTGGTGATGGCGGTGCGCACGCCCGCGGGAGACGTCCGTACGTCGACGGTCGTGTGCTGTGCGGGGGCGTGGTCGCGGTCGCTCGGGGACACGGTGGGGGTCGACCTGCCCGTCACGCCGCTGCGGCGGCAGATCGCCTTCTCCGCCCCGCTGCCCCGACCCGAGCCCGACCTGCCGTTCACCATCGACCAGGGCTCGACGTTCTACGTGCACGGCGCGGGCGACGGCCTGCTCCTCGGGCTGGCCGACCCCGAGCAGGCGCCCGGGTTCGGGCGCGACTACGACCCGTCGTGGCTGCCGACGCTGCGTGCGGCCGCCCGACGCTGCGTCCCCGCGCTCGCCGACGTGCCCCTCGTCGACGGCTGGGCCGGGCTCTACGAGATGACACCGGACCGCAACGCGCTCATCGGCGAGGCCACCGGGGTGTCCCGGTTCCTCTACGCGTGCGGCTTCTCCGGCCACGGCTTCCTCCAGGCCCCCGCCGTCGGCGAGGCCGTCCGCGACCTCGTGCTCCACCGGGAGCCGGTCGTCGACGTCCGCGTGTTCCACGCGGAGCGGTTCGCGGGCGAGGCGGCCCTCACGGAGGCGGCGATCGTCTGA
- a CDS encoding ATP-dependent DNA ligase, with product MLLSEVVAVSRAVGATRSRLTKAEALAGLLRRLGPGEVTPATAWLSGELRQGRVGVGHRTLAGLRVPAAEEPSLTVAQVDALLDDVAASTGSGSGARREVVLRGLLARATADEQRFLTDLLRGELRQGALEGVVLDAVAGAAAVPAAAVRRAFMLSGSLPATAVTALTSGEAGLGAVGLEVMRPVRPMLASPGSSLDEALAALGADVTVEHKLDGARIQVHRDGDVVRVWTRTLREVTDGVPELVDRVRALPCSTVVLDGETLALDDDGRPRAFQDTMSRFGSDGPGADAAAAVVLSPFFFDVLHLDGHDLLDAPLAERLDVLAGLLTDDEHAPLRMPGRRRPSAADAAQVLDDALAAGHEGVVVKDLAAPYAAGRRGRAWQKVKPVHTLDLVVIGVERGSGRRTGTWSNIHLGARDPDGGEPVMVGKTFKGMTDELLAWQTETFPRHAREGEDLDGYVIALRPEIVVEIALDGALRSSRYPGGVALRFARVVRYRPDRTPADADTLDAVRALLP from the coding sequence GTGCTGCTGAGCGAGGTCGTCGCGGTCTCGCGTGCGGTCGGGGCCACGCGGTCCCGGCTCACGAAGGCGGAGGCCCTGGCGGGGCTGCTGCGTCGGCTCGGGCCCGGGGAGGTGACGCCGGCGACGGCGTGGCTGTCCGGTGAGCTGCGTCAGGGCCGCGTCGGGGTCGGTCACCGCACTCTCGCCGGGCTGCGCGTCCCCGCGGCCGAGGAGCCGTCCCTCACCGTGGCGCAGGTCGACGCGCTGCTCGACGACGTCGCCGCGTCGACCGGGTCCGGCTCGGGCGCGCGGCGCGAGGTGGTCCTGCGCGGGCTGCTCGCCCGGGCCACCGCCGACGAGCAGCGTTTCCTCACCGACCTGCTGCGCGGCGAGCTGCGCCAGGGCGCCCTCGAGGGCGTCGTCCTCGACGCCGTGGCGGGCGCGGCGGCCGTCCCCGCCGCGGCCGTCCGGCGGGCGTTCATGCTGTCGGGCAGCCTGCCGGCGACGGCTGTCACGGCGCTCACGAGCGGGGAGGCCGGGCTCGGCGCTGTCGGGCTCGAGGTCATGCGCCCCGTCCGGCCCATGCTCGCGAGCCCCGGCTCCTCCCTCGACGAGGCGCTCGCCGCGCTCGGCGCGGACGTCACCGTCGAGCACAAGCTCGACGGGGCGCGCATCCAGGTCCACCGCGACGGAGACGTCGTGCGGGTCTGGACGCGCACCCTGCGGGAGGTCACCGACGGGGTGCCGGAGCTCGTCGACCGCGTGCGGGCGCTGCCGTGCTCGACGGTCGTGCTCGACGGGGAGACCCTCGCCCTCGACGACGACGGCCGCCCCCGCGCCTTCCAGGACACGATGAGCCGCTTCGGCAGCGACGGTCCGGGAGCCGACGCCGCCGCGGCGGTGGTGCTCAGCCCGTTCTTCTTCGACGTCCTCCACCTCGACGGGCACGACCTGCTCGACGCGCCGCTCGCCGAGCGGCTCGACGTCCTCGCCGGCCTCCTCACCGACGACGAGCACGCCCCGCTCCGCATGCCGGGACGACGCCGGCCGAGTGCCGCCGACGCCGCGCAGGTGCTCGACGACGCGCTCGCCGCCGGGCACGAGGGGGTCGTCGTCAAGGACCTCGCCGCCCCGTACGCGGCAGGGCGCCGGGGCCGCGCCTGGCAGAAGGTGAAGCCCGTCCACACCCTCGACCTCGTCGTCATCGGGGTCGAGCGGGGCTCCGGCCGGCGCACGGGGACCTGGTCGAACATCCACCTCGGGGCCCGCGACCCCGACGGTGGGGAGCCGGTCATGGTGGGGAAGACGTTCAAGGGCATGACCGACGAGCTCCTCGCCTGGCAGACCGAGACCTTCCCCCGCCACGCCCGCGAGGGCGAGGACCTCGACGGCTACGTCATCGCGCTGCGACCGGAGATCGTCGTCGAGATCGCCCTCGACGGCGCCCTGCGCAGCTCCCGCTACCCGGGCGGGGTCGCCCTGCGCTTCGCCCGCGTCGTGCGGTACCGCCCCGACCGGACCCCTGCGGACGCCGACACGCTCGACGCCGTGCGGGCGCTCCTGCCGTGA
- a CDS encoding cysteine hydrolase family protein — protein MSDTTTVPAARLETTDVRLDADTALVVVDVQDGFDDPAWGTRDNAGAEAAVAALVAAWRGSGRPVVLVRHDSAHAASPLHPTSPGNAYKGEVTEALGGASPDLLVTKTVNSSFHGTPDLAAWLRERGTRQLVVCGVQTNFCCETTARVGANLGFDVLYALDATWTYDLPGFSGGTVPASLLREVTATNLANEFCRVVRTATLLEAAGRG, from the coding sequence GTGAGCGACACGACCACCGTCCCCGCCGCGCGGCTCGAGACGACCGACGTCCGTCTCGACGCGGACACCGCCCTCGTCGTCGTCGACGTGCAGGACGGCTTCGACGACCCCGCGTGGGGCACGCGCGACAACGCGGGCGCGGAGGCCGCCGTGGCGGCGCTCGTCGCGGCGTGGCGGGGCAGCGGGCGCCCCGTCGTGCTCGTCCGCCACGACTCGGCCCACGCGGCCTCGCCGCTGCACCCGACCTCGCCGGGGAACGCGTACAAGGGCGAGGTGACCGAGGCGCTGGGCGGTGCGTCGCCCGACCTGCTCGTGACGAAGACCGTCAACTCCTCCTTCCACGGCACCCCCGACCTCGCGGCCTGGCTGCGCGAGCGCGGCACGAGGCAGCTGGTGGTGTGCGGGGTGCAGACGAACTTCTGCTGCGAGACCACGGCGCGGGTCGGCGCCAACCTCGGCTTCGACGTCCTGTACGCGCTCGACGCGACGTGGACGTACGACCTGCCGGGCTTCAGCGGCGGCACGGTGCCGGCGTCGCTGCTGCGGGAGGTGACGGCGACGAACCTCGCGAACGAGTTCTGCCGCGTCGTCCGCACCGCGACCCTCCTCGAGGCGGCCGGGCGCGGCTGA
- a CDS encoding RNA polymerase sigma factor produces the protein MLNLCRDHNRRGLMSLRHRPPAEPDPELPEDVVTGREQARAVVAALGALPRRQRDCVVLRYYLELGPPEIAATLGLSTNSVKTHLRRGLHAMETALSPTRRDTWEETR, from the coding sequence GTGCTCAACCTGTGCCGGGACCACAACCGGCGCGGCCTCATGTCGCTGCGCCACCGTCCGCCCGCCGAGCCCGACCCCGAGCTGCCGGAGGACGTCGTCACCGGACGCGAGCAGGCCCGTGCGGTCGTGGCGGCGCTCGGCGCCCTGCCGCGGCGGCAGCGGGACTGCGTCGTCCTGCGGTACTACCTCGAGCTGGGCCCGCCCGAGATCGCGGCCACGCTCGGCCTGTCGACGAACTCGGTGAAGACGCACCTGCGCCGCGGCCTCCACGCCATGGAGACGGCCCTGTCCCCGACCCGCCGCGACACCTGGGAGGAGACGCGATGA
- a CDS encoding MFS transporter produces MTTRARPLPAGTTRPALPWLVWGTGLLAYVVAVMHRTSLGVAGVEAQERFDTSASALASLAVVQLVVYAGLQVPVGVLLDRFGSRRLLVVGALVMAAGQAVLALATTPLPALAGRLLVGTGDAFTFISLLRLVPAWFPSRRVPLLTQLSGIVGQLGQVLSAVPLVVLLQGPGWTTTFLAAAATGVLVAVLVLIAVRDSPDATGGPPVRTARDLLADLVTAWRHPGTRLGLWTHFTTQFSGTAFALLWGFPYLVQGQGVRTATASALLTLFVLAGMVTGPVLAVLVQRHPFRRSWLVLAVVAVNALAWTVVLLWPGPAPLPLLVVLVLSLALGGPGSLIGFDFARTFNPPNRLGTATGIVNVGGFVASLVTIFLVGLVLDLRRSGASPGLDDFRVAMAVQYLVWTVGVVGIVTTRRRVRARLAEAGVVVPPVREALRRRREARRR; encoded by the coding sequence ATGACGACACGCGCGCGCCCCCTCCCCGCCGGCACCACCCGCCCCGCCCTGCCGTGGCTCGTGTGGGGGACGGGCCTGCTGGCGTACGTGGTCGCGGTCATGCACCGGACGAGCCTCGGCGTGGCGGGGGTGGAGGCGCAGGAGCGCTTCGACACCTCCGCGAGCGCGCTCGCGTCCCTCGCCGTGGTGCAGCTCGTCGTCTACGCGGGGCTGCAGGTGCCGGTCGGGGTGCTCCTCGACCGCTTCGGCTCGCGGCGGCTGCTCGTCGTCGGCGCGCTCGTCATGGCGGCCGGGCAGGCGGTGCTCGCGCTCGCGACGACGCCGCTGCCGGCCCTCGCCGGACGCCTCCTCGTCGGCACGGGCGACGCCTTCACGTTCATCAGCCTCCTGCGCCTCGTGCCGGCGTGGTTCCCCTCGAGGCGGGTGCCGCTGCTCACGCAGCTGAGCGGCATCGTCGGCCAGCTCGGGCAGGTGCTGAGCGCGGTGCCCCTCGTCGTGCTCCTCCAGGGGCCGGGCTGGACGACGACGTTCCTCGCCGCCGCCGCGACGGGCGTCCTCGTCGCGGTCCTCGTGCTGATCGCGGTCCGTGACAGCCCCGACGCCACGGGCGGCCCGCCGGTGCGCACGGCGCGGGACCTGCTCGCCGACCTGGTGACGGCGTGGCGGCACCCCGGCACCCGGCTCGGGCTGTGGACGCACTTCACGACGCAGTTCTCGGGGACGGCGTTCGCGCTGCTGTGGGGCTTCCCCTACCTCGTGCAGGGCCAGGGCGTGCGGACCGCGACCGCGAGCGCGCTCCTCACGCTGTTCGTCCTCGCGGGGATGGTGACGGGACCGGTCCTCGCCGTGCTCGTGCAGCGGCACCCCTTCCGCCGTTCGTGGCTCGTGCTCGCCGTCGTCGCGGTCAACGCCCTCGCGTGGACCGTCGTCCTGCTGTGGCCCGGACCGGCGCCGCTGCCGCTGCTCGTCGTGCTCGTGCTGTCGCTCGCGCTGGGCGGCCCCGGCTCGCTCATCGGCTTCGACTTCGCCCGGACGTTCAACCCGCCGAACCGGCTCGGCACCGCGACGGGCATCGTCAACGTCGGCGGGTTCGTCGCGTCCCTCGTGACGATCTTCCTCGTCGGGCTCGTCCTCGACCTGCGGCGCTCGGGCGCCTCCCCCGGCCTCGACGACTTCCGCGTCGCCATGGCCGTGCAGTACCTGGTCTGGACGGTCGGCGTCGTGGGGATCGTCACCACACGGCGACGCGTACGGGCCCGCCTCGCCGAGGCGGGCGTCGTCGTCCCGCCGGTGCGGGAGGCGCTGCGCCGACGACGCGAGGCACGCCGGCGCTGA
- a CDS encoding glycerate kinase encodes MRVVLAPDSFKGSLDAAGVCDALERGVRDADPHADVVAVPMADGGEGTLDSLLRSWGGERVTLDVTDPLGGRVPGHYGWDAAGRRAVVELAVASGLTTRERLEPLRATTRGTGELLRDALDRGADEVVVCLGGSATTDGGTGILRALGVRLLDAAGRDLPDGGGALVDLDRVDVTALHPRAHEVRVRVACDVDSPLLGPDGAAAVFGPQKGAGPDDVAVLDAGLARLAEALVVACGPRAADVVDLPGAGAAGGTAAGLVAVLDTALEPGASLVADAAGLDAALAGADLVVTGEGRVDEQSARGKVVSAVVALAAAAGVPVVAVGGQVRGDLAGLHAAGLTAAFAVADGPRPLAELVADPAPFVRRTAEQVTRLFLARRR; translated from the coding sequence GTGCGCGTGGTCCTCGCCCCGGACAGCTTCAAGGGTTCCCTCGACGCCGCCGGCGTGTGCGACGCCCTCGAGCGGGGCGTGCGGGACGCCGACCCGCACGCCGACGTCGTCGCCGTGCCCATGGCCGACGGTGGCGAGGGGACGCTCGACAGCCTCCTGCGCTCGTGGGGCGGGGAACGCGTGACGCTCGACGTCACCGACCCGCTCGGCGGTCGCGTCCCGGGCCACTACGGGTGGGACGCCGCCGGCCGCCGGGCCGTCGTCGAGCTCGCCGTCGCGTCCGGCCTCACGACGCGCGAGCGGCTCGAGCCGCTCCGCGCGACGACCCGCGGGACCGGCGAGCTCCTGCGCGACGCCCTCGACCGCGGCGCGGACGAGGTCGTCGTGTGCCTCGGTGGCAGCGCCACGACCGACGGCGGCACGGGCATCCTGCGGGCGCTGGGGGTCCGGCTGCTCGACGCGGCCGGGCGCGACCTGCCTGACGGCGGTGGCGCGCTCGTGGACCTCGACCGGGTCGACGTCACGGCCCTCCACCCGAGGGCGCACGAGGTGCGGGTGCGGGTCGCGTGCGACGTCGACTCCCCGCTGCTCGGCCCCGACGGCGCCGCCGCCGTCTTCGGGCCGCAGAAGGGCGCGGGTCCGGACGACGTCGCCGTGCTCGACGCAGGGCTCGCCCGTCTCGCCGAGGCCCTCGTCGTCGCGTGCGGCCCGCGCGCCGCGGACGTCGTCGACCTCCCCGGTGCCGGGGCCGCGGGCGGCACGGCCGCCGGTCTCGTCGCGGTGCTCGACACCGCTCTCGAGCCGGGGGCGTCGCTCGTCGCCGACGCCGCCGGGCTCGACGCCGCGCTCGCGGGCGCCGACCTCGTCGTGACGGGCGAGGGCCGGGTCGACGAGCAGAGCGCCCGCGGCAAGGTCGTGTCGGCGGTCGTCGCCCTCGCGGCGGCGGCGGGCGTGCCGGTCGTCGCGGTCGGCGGCCAGGTGCGCGGGGACCTCGCCGGGCTGCACGCGGCCGGGCTCACCGCCGCCTTCGCGGTCGCGGACGGGCCGCGACCGCTCGCCGAGCTCGTCGCGGACCCCGCACCGTTCGTCCGGCGCACCGCCGAGCAGGTCACCCGTCTGTTCCTCGCCCGGCGGAGGTGA
- a CDS encoding dihydrolipoyl dehydrogenase family protein, translating to MTAPDGAPWDLLVVGGGTAGLLAARTAARFGARVLLVDDAQPGGDCLWTGCVPSKSLLAAAEVAATARDGARFGVRVDGVAVDGPAVLRHVLAARAAIAPHDSAEALRADGVQVRRGRARFLAPGLVAVDGPDGVREERYHHAVVATGADPAVPPVPGLRDVTPLTTATLWSLTDLPSSVAVVGGGAIGCELGQALARLGVAVTLVEQGDRLLAKEDPDASALVRAALERDGVDVRVGAAVERVDADPDRAGAGTLLLGDGASVAVDRVLVAVGRRPATAGLGLDAVGVAVDEHGHVVVDERLRTTAPRVWAAGDVTGHPQFTHTAGAHGSTVAANAVLGLRRRVDSSGEPRVTFTDPEVAAVGVGTDVAAGRGLRVVTRRHDSVDRAVTQGRTEGWTRLVVDRRGRVVGAGVVGPRAGETLGELSLAVAEGVTLRRLAGVTHAYPTWNDGIWTAASDDRFASLGRGVVARVLRLLVRLRRRAASRG from the coding sequence ATGACGGCGCCGGACGGCGCGCCCTGGGACCTGCTCGTCGTCGGCGGTGGCACCGCCGGGCTCCTCGCCGCGCGCACCGCCGCCCGGTTCGGGGCCCGCGTCCTCCTCGTCGACGACGCCCAGCCCGGCGGGGACTGCCTGTGGACCGGGTGCGTGCCGTCGAAGTCCCTGCTGGCGGCGGCCGAGGTCGCCGCGACCGCCCGGGACGGCGCGCGGTTCGGCGTCCGGGTCGACGGGGTCGCCGTCGACGGCCCTGCGGTCCTGCGGCACGTCCTCGCCGCCCGGGCGGCTATCGCGCCGCACGACTCGGCGGAGGCGCTGCGGGCCGACGGCGTGCAGGTGCGGCGGGGGCGCGCACGCTTTCTCGCTCCCGGGCTCGTGGCGGTCGACGGACCGGACGGCGTGCGCGAGGAGCGCTACCACCACGCCGTCGTCGCCACCGGCGCGGACCCGGCTGTCCCGCCCGTGCCCGGCCTGCGCGACGTGACACCGCTGACGACCGCGACCCTGTGGTCGCTGACGGACCTGCCGTCGTCCGTCGCGGTCGTCGGGGGAGGGGCGATCGGCTGCGAGCTCGGTCAGGCCCTCGCCCGGCTCGGGGTCGCCGTCACCCTCGTCGAGCAGGGCGACCGCCTGCTCGCGAAGGAGGACCCCGACGCGTCCGCCCTGGTCCGCGCCGCCCTCGAGCGCGACGGCGTCGACGTCCGCGTCGGTGCCGCCGTGGAGCGGGTGGACGCCGACCCCGACCGCGCGGGTGCGGGCACGCTGCTCCTCGGCGACGGGGCGTCGGTGGCCGTCGACCGGGTCCTCGTCGCGGTGGGGCGGCGACCCGCCACGGCGGGTCTCGGTCTCGACGCCGTCGGCGTCGCCGTCGACGAGCACGGCCACGTCGTGGTCGACGAGCGGCTCCGGACCACGGCCCCGCGCGTGTGGGCCGCGGGCGACGTCACCGGCCACCCGCAGTTCACCCACACCGCGGGCGCCCACGGCAGCACCGTCGCGGCCAACGCCGTGCTCGGGCTCCGGCGCCGGGTCGACAGCTCCGGCGAGCCCCGCGTCACCTTCACCGACCCGGAGGTGGCGGCGGTCGGCGTCGGCACCGACGTCGCCGCGGGTCGTGGCCTGCGGGTCGTCACCCGCCGCCACGACAGCGTCGACAGGGCCGTCACCCAGGGCCGCACGGAGGGCTGGACACGGCTCGTCGTCGACCGTCGTGGTCGCGTCGTCGGCGCGGGCGTCGTGGGGCCCCGGGCGGGGGAGACCCTCGGGGAGCTGTCGCTCGCGGTCGCCGAGGGCGTCACGCTGCGGCGGCTGGCGGGGGTGACGCACGCCTACCCGACGTGGAACGACGGCATCTGGACCGCCGCGTCCGACGACCGGTTCGCCTCGCTCGGGCGGGGTGTCGTCGCGCGGGTCCTCCGCCTCCTCGTGCGGCTGCGCCGCCGCGCCGCGTCGCGGGGGTAG